One genomic region from Candidatus Dormiibacterota bacterium encodes:
- a CDS encoding histidine phosphatase family protein, which produces MYEFSLEGGATELCFVRHADAKPQDGDADIDATYRDAPLSAVGRLQAAALAERLATERIAAIVASPARRALETARYIEHAAPSAFTTDERLREVHIGEFDRPLEVRDAALAAAVRERLDRLAQIALRDGGWGSIPGTEPSEEVRSRMRAAVADIVGRHPGERVVVVSHAGAINAYLADLLELRHDFFFPAGNTSLSAVRFNNGRRLLIGLNDIAHLRAAMRTA; this is translated from the coding sequence ATGTATGAGTTTTCGCTGGAGGGAGGCGCAACCGAACTCTGCTTCGTGCGCCACGCCGACGCCAAACCACAGGACGGCGACGCGGATATCGATGCGACCTATCGCGACGCGCCGCTCAGCGCGGTGGGGCGCCTTCAGGCCGCCGCGCTGGCCGAGCGATTAGCCACGGAGCGCATCGCCGCAATCGTCGCGAGCCCCGCGAGACGAGCGCTCGAAACGGCGCGCTACATCGAGCACGCGGCCCCGTCCGCCTTTACCACCGACGAACGCTTGCGCGAAGTGCACATCGGCGAATTCGATCGCCCGCTCGAAGTGCGCGATGCGGCGTTGGCGGCCGCCGTACGCGAACGCCTCGACCGCTTGGCGCAGATCGCGCTGCGCGACGGCGGTTGGGGCAGCATTCCCGGGACCGAGCCTTCGGAAGAGGTACGCTCGCGTATGCGGGCGGCCGTCGCCGACATCGTCGGTCGCCATCCCGGCGAACGCGTGGTCGTGGTGAGCCACGCCGGCGCGATCAACGCCTACCTCGCCGATCTGCTGGAGCTCCGGCACGATTTCTTCTTTCCGGCCGGCAACACGTCGCTCTCCGCCGTTCGGTTCAACAACGGGCGCCGATTGCTGATCGGCCTCAACGACATCGCCCATCTGCGCGCCGCCATGAGGACCGCGTAA